The Pungitius pungitius chromosome 21, fPunPun2.1, whole genome shotgun sequence genome includes the window atgtgttgagTCCGATCCATTTCACCACAGCGTGGTGGAGagaaaatatgatttaaaaaaccCCACAATTCACCCATCCATCTGGCAGCAAAGGTGAGCATTTGGAGAACAAAGAGATAAAGACAGACCAGACTAAAAGAAAGTAATGTTCCCCATCTCGGGTCTATGCAAGCCCTGGCAGCTCATCGcagctatttatttttaatggctTCTCTCCCTGTAGTTCATCCATCTCTGCTTGTCGCTAATAAAGAGGCTAATCCATTAAACATGCTATCTACTAGTCTAATACGAGAGAGTGACGCACAGACGGCCAGGTGAAATACGATCCGAACGACATTACCCACAGTCCTCAGCTCTGCCGCCTCGCAGATGTTTTTGTTGTGGgtgctttaaaaatgtttttaaaaaaagagttgaaTCTAATTGTTTGTTCTATTGTAAAGGAACTGAAAAGGACTCTTGTTTACCGCTTTAAACGTCAATGAAGATCTGCAGCTATAATCCCGATTTaagctgtaaaaaaagataAGCCCTGCATTCGGCATCATTCACTCAACAGGCAACATCTCCTCTCTCAATCAAACACATCCTCCATCCCTCAGCAAACCCATTGAGAAATCCCGCCTGTCATTTTCAAATGTCGGCTGTTTACATTGAATTAACTTGCGACTGAAGCAGATGTGCGTAAATCCTCGAGGATGACAGGACACACACTATTTCACTCAACACCAATCGGAGAGAGAGGGCGAATCTGTCACGAATGAACAAATACATAGCGAGATcatggatgaaaaaaatatgtttaccCACCGTGACGTCATTATATTAAACCGACTAATAAGgcacaatttaaaaaagcagGAAGTCACACGTTTGAAAGCTTTTTAAGAATGaaatgtttcacaataaaagcatttaaaacaaatgtactCTTCACTCTATatatagctttagttttttgtgTGGATGATAAATCTCTGTTCTTAATGCAATAGTTGAAAATATCAAATTGCAGCTAGCAACCTACAAATTAGCTTAGCAATGCATATATATGCCTGATTATGTGTTTGCAAGGGGCAGTTATTTCAGTCTGGTTGACTGGCAACAgtgaaaaatagagaaaaaaatccttgattttttttttacactagtTACTTTTTTGTTGATTAATAAAAACCTAAATATTATTTGCCGAATATTAAGCTTCTGGTACTTGGACTTTAAGGAGGCCAAGATAACCATGCCTTTCACAGCTTTATGAGAAGATGAAGAGACTTCTCGTCTCCGGCTAACGAACATTACCGTTTCATTGTTTGATACCTCGAGAAAAACATCTCATCCTCTGTTCCCTCGAGTCTCCATTTCACGAAAAGGCCTATTTGGGTCCTTTTTGACCTGATCTCACTTTGAAGCCAAAATAAAAGTGCAAGTAGCGACAAATCTCTACTGAAATGGGACATCACTAAAAATATTAGCCCATTTTGTGAAGAGGGAGACGTGAAAAGCGTGGCATTCAACAACACCTAGAAAGTTAAGAGGGTGATCTCTGTCGCAGGTTTGTTCAGTATTCTGCTTGGATCATTTTCTGGAAATGCAATAATGATCCTGGAGACAGTTCAAGTCTCTACTCTCTCAACATCTTGTGAGCACTTGTAGCATGTGGTTTTATATGTTCTGACTTACACCAAGAGACCAGTAATCAAGATGTAGCCACTAGACGTCAGGGTCATCACCAAGAATCCActgtttcaaatgaaaacaataatccCTGCAGTAGCAGTAGCATTAGTAACAGATATTGCAGAAGTCTTACATAAACGACTATCCCCCCCTAGTGGTGGTAAAGTCCAGACACAGGTCTGGTTTAAATCAAGAGAATGCAAGACACAAGGAAAACAATTCAGCTTTTCATTAAAAGACTCGAAAAAAGAGcagatatggggggggggggcttgctgaGATTAAATGGCAATTGAGGAGACAAAGGTCTCAAGCATGTATCATGACTAACTGGAACTACAAATTGAATCGAGTGTAtgattagaagaagaaaaaaaaaacagagacacaACTTGTGTCCAGATTTAGCTAAACGGAGCACAACAATTGATAAGTAGTCTATGAATCAGATGGTTGGATACTTTTCTCTGTTGCATTTGAGATGCCAGACAACGTCCTCTAACATTTTGTACAACAAAACTAGGGTAAAAGCTCAATAAACACTTTAATAGAAAGCACATTTGTCGAATGAGCATTGCTCAAACATGAAGTTAGATTTGTGTGTCGTAGAGTTCCAAAACGACACAATAACTCAACTCCTTCATGAGCAGTAGATAAAAAAAGAACTGGAGACATTTAGTTTGGTCAGCGCTCACCACAGAGTCCACaagctttgtctctttctccaaAAATGGGACGTTTCAGGAAACAGTTTTCCCCAGCAGGAATTCAGCGTATTCTTTCCTGCGCAGCACTCGGTGCATTTTGAAGGTGTTCGGCGAAGTGTTGGAGAATGCCATCATGTGCTTGCGGAGTTCCTTGAACGCACCCTCGGCCACCAGCTGCACCCTCATCGGTCCGATGCTGCCTTTGACCCGAAAGGACTTGTAGACAGCAGAGTCCTGCTGAAGACAGACGTCCAActggacagaaagagagagagagagacagacagagagagagagagagagagagagagacacgatGTCACCGAGGAAGATGATGATTGGCAAtcgatttcattaaaaaaaaaaaaaaagtatgtcaATAGGTATGTCACACAAGTCTTACCTTGTATCTTTGTTCCTCTGTGAGGTTTCTCACACCTTTCAGCTCTATGAACACCTGGTAGTGAGGATCTGAGCCTCCTATGGAATCTCCTACACAAACACCGTAAGGTAACATTAGTAGAATAACCACTTCCCACACACAGATGTCAGATCCTAAAATTCGGTCAACGTCTTACCCATGATGCCGCTCTCGGCGCAGCAGTAGTCCACCAGCTGAGCTCCCGCCCACTGAGCAACCGCTCTCTTCAGAGCATTAAGGAACAACGCCTCGGACACCTTCTCCCCTCGAACGCTCAACATCTGACCCCGTCTGACGAGAGAACGCATATCGTTGTTTTGTGAAGAAATCGTCAGGAACGGACGTACCGTACGCCACATTCAGCAGGACGTGAGAACAGGGACAAAACGTACCTGTACTGAAACTCAACGATGGGACACTGGTTGTGAAACCCAACTACTTTCACGATGTCTCCGAGGCGATATCTGTAACCCAGCAAAGGACAGCGTTGTTTATCCAGATTTCCTAATACAACAGATTTTGTGAAATAAGTTCAACCTTTGATTGTTGTTCTGagcatatttccatattaatgGGAAGCTAGTCTCAGCATGAATCTAGATATTACACAGCAACAACGACACAAAGGAATGAGAATATTATATCCCCCTTCCTATGgcatttcattcatcattagATCATTTTAGGTTGTAAATAAAATCAGACCTGAAGAGTCCTGAGGCGTTTGTGATAACGAGCTCATAGCTTTCTccttccttcacctcctccatcgGGAGCGTGGGaggcgtctcctcctccaggctccTCTCTGGCAGGAACTCGCAGAACATTGACCGAGGACACAGCATGTAGCGCCTATGTGGCTCCTGGGGCCACAGGTTCACCCCTATCAGACCTGCAGGGGCCCATACATACAATGGTAATAAAAAAGATGGAACAAATCTTTCAGTTACACAGCGGCTGCTGGAATCAGGCTCGTACCTTCAGTGGCAGCGTAGAAAGGAGAATAGAAAGGCACTCCGTGGCAGTAGTTCTCCCTCAACATTTCCCCATAGATCTGATTGGAGCCAGAGTCCACTGCCAGCACCAGGTGGAGGTGGGGCCAAAGCCGCTTGGCGATCCCACGGAAACCCTCCTGGAAGTGGGCCCGGAGCTGAGCGGCCCTGTCTGGGTCTGGCTTCATCAGAGCCTCCAGCCTGGATCTCACTTTGGCCTCCAGAGCCAGAGCGCTGCTAACCTTCCCTTGTTCTATGTCCTCCACAAGCTCCTGCCAGCGATCCTGCAGGACAGAGATGAGGTGGGATCGAAATTACTTTTCTAATCCTTTATCAAACAAAAATTTATATTTTCTGAATGGATTTTCATTTTCTATCTGTAAAACAAATCATGACATGATTTATTCTGTACCTGTAAAGCACTGAAAGCATAGAAGACTGTCGAAGCGAAGTTGGATTCCAGTGTTCCCACGCTGGGATCTTTTAGAGCAAACAGGAGATGCAAGTACAGGGTGTCCTTCTCACTGGGAACCTGAAGGGGAGGGCAATTCTTAAAAATTGATCAACATGAAAGATTCTTAACAGCAAAAATCCTACATGGCAAGATAATGAGGGGAAACCCATGTTGACCGTCACCTCAAATGCGGCTGCTGGGGTGGTGTAGAGGTTAAGCATATGGCGGGAGGAGGCTGGGGTGGAGGAGTTCGGTCCGATGGGAATACCGGCCTCTGATTGGCGAAACGTGGGAGAGTAGAAAAACTTGGTGGTGCGCTGAAGGCTGTCTGTTGCAGGAAATGCTCTTCCCATGgcctccaaacacacagccactcCCTGCCGAAAATACGCAAATAAATATAATAGCTTGATTTGCAGAACAACACAAGCTGCAGCTTGGCcaatacatcatcatcatcatcatcaggcctCACCTGCAGGAAGAACTCTGTGTTGGTGTCCTTGGTGCTGAGCAGCATGGCGCTAGGTCCTGACGTCCCAGAGGTCATGGCCAGGATCAGCGGTTTCCCGGGAATGATCACATTCTCCTCTCCTGCCGCGATGCGTCCGATGAGCTCGCGGTAATGCTCGTATGTGGTGATGGGGTGACGCGCCCGGTAGCCAGCACTGTCTGAAAAAGCAAAGGACGGCGTGAAAACTTTAATCAACCAATTTGTCgttattattttgaaatctaCATATTTTAAAAGAGAAAGCAAGAGTCCTTTAATTCAAGGGCTATTTATCAAACTGTGTCCAAAAGCAAAAAATGACCTtgcttaattaaattaaaatgaattaaattggGATTTAACTCACAGCTTTGTCTTGCAACTCTAACACATAATTTTACTTGACTACACCTTTTTTCACTCTGTCACCTAAGAATATTGGCATTTATAATTTATTGGTATTTTCCGAAAATGTTATTTGaacttcatttttattattattatgaaccattgttattttattcttattttttttaattatttcgactaaaacactaaaatacttaatatataatataatataaagtgTGTTATTATATATGCAGACACAACACATAACGTTACATCACAGCTGGACTTAAGTCGTCCCACTTGGGcctaacatgaaaacaaaaacaacaacaacaacaaaaagaccaAATCCTTGCATGACGACTATCTCATTCTTGTCTCACCTTTAATGGAGTTGAAGTCATACTGTCTTCCATAACTTGTGTCTGCGGTTTTGCGCAGGCGCATCAGCAGCGTCTGCTCCTGGACTCGTTTCACGTCGAGAGTATCGGCTTCGAGGTTCTTTCTCTGCCGCCGGCCGAGCCAGCCGACCCCCTTCACCGCCAGGTACTGGCTCAGCAGACTGCCCGGCGTCCGGCCCTCGCCCTTCATCCTCGAACTCACGTCCCTCCAGACGAGCGCCATGCCGGCCAGGGAGCACACGCCGACGGTGCCGCCGAGGACGCAGGGCAGTGAAGGCGGCATCACTGTGGCCGACGGGCCGGTGTTACGAAAGAAACGGAAGAGGAAAATGAGCCGCGTGGGGGTGCTGTTTGCCGACTTTGCACCATCACGGTTTAGCTAGTTTTTCAACTTGTAATACATTACTTTGGCTACACATTTGAATGGTTTTCGTTGAGCTATGGCACTGAATGGTTACCATTTGTTAATTAAGTTAGCTAACCCTAGCCGCGTGTGTGTTAACGTTAGATGCTATTAACGTTAATCTGTAAGATGTTACGTCTGATTCCTGTGGGTTGTTTGTAATCTAGTAACACTTCTAAATGTAGTTGATCTAGTCTAGTCTTTCCACCAGGTTAGCAATAATTGATTAATCGTATTTTAAGGCGGCCAACTCATCAAGTACTCCATCACAGCTACTTACCCAAGATGTGCCCGAGGATGGCGAGAACAAACGATACCACCGCAATGCAAACCAAAGAGAAAGACATATTCGGCAAATTACGTGACCTAATATTTCGGTGTGTTTAACTGTTCACGTGAATAAACCTGTATGTGACATTTTTCGGACAACAGAAGAGCTTGAACTTTGGTTTCGTAGCCCTTTTAACTACTTCCGTGTTTTGGTCGCAGTCCGCAGCGCTGATTGGCTGACTATATTGTGACGTCATATACATGTTGGCTCTAATTTAGTCGTACATAATTATTGTAAATCGCAAATATGcaattgaaagaaaatataaaacacacaatttcacTGATTCCCTAATGACATTTCACCACGTACATAGGTCAATATTATTATCGACCTATGTACGTGTATGTTACTGTACTGAACACACCACAATATTGTCATGctttaacaaaaacatatttatttgaattcattatttacaTAATTGATACtcttattttattgtttctaTAAATAATTTTTccagaaatgtatatatatttcagaGACTTGAGGCATGACATTTGCAAATTCTTAAATTTTCCTATTCCCATTATTTCAAGAGCATGTTATTTAGTTTTACCCCCAAACTACTTTGAGAATAAGAGTTAACAATTCTTTATTATAAATCTCGATTCGGGATCTTATCCTGAGCTTGTAATGACTCCCCTTTGCCAATGGCTGTGCGTTAGTCGACAGGAACCCCTTCATCAGCTCTCCCCTGCACAACCTGCACAAAGATCAGAGACACCTTTGATGTCGGGCTGTGCTGGAAATGTTCAATCAAAGAGGGGGTCTGCTCACCTGTTTCATTTCCACGGCGACAGCTAAAAAGGAAAGAGCAGAGAAAACATCAGCTTGTGCACGTTAAATAATAGACACACTGTCAAGCTTATGTGAGCTCACCTGCCCAATAAGAAGAAGGTAACCCCACAGGTTCATCGACTGAGAGCTCAGTCAGCCACGCCAAATCAGCTGGGTTGTCGACAAAGGACTCCACTGGTTCGTCCACACAAAGCTCAAACTCTGCCACagtcaaaataaacacagatgtTCAATGTGTCCCCTTGATTTTCCCTATTAGCTTCAACATTCACCTTGAAAAACGTCAAAAGACATCCGATGAGTATAAGCCTATATGCACCTTCATCATTATGTATAGTTGAATAGGgtatattttgttctgctcctgacctgtgacctcatcttcctcctgtcTGGACCGGGCCGTGACGATTTCGGGTGCCGCGCTCCAGTCGGACACGGACGACGTCGGGCTGTTGCTCCGCAGTCTGTGTGCTAAACGCGTCGTGTCACAAATGTAGGCCTCTCTGTAGGAGTGACTGGCTGAAAGag containing:
- the ghdc gene encoding GH3 domain-containing protein gives rise to the protein MSFSLVCIAVVSFVLAILGHILVMPPSLPCVLGGTVGVCSLAGMALVWRDVSSRMKGEGRTPGSLLSQYLAVKGVGWLGRRQRKNLEADTLDVKRVQEQTLLMRLRKTADTSYGRQYDFNSIKDSAGYRARHPITTYEHYRELIGRIAAGEENVIIPGKPLILAMTSGTSGPSAMLLSTKDTNTEFFLQGVAVCLEAMGRAFPATDSLQRTTKFFYSPTFRQSEAGIPIGPNSSTPASSRHMLNLYTTPAAAFEVPSEKDTLYLHLLFALKDPSVGTLESNFASTVFYAFSALQDRWQELVEDIEQGKVSSALALEAKVRSRLEALMKPDPDRAAQLRAHFQEGFRGIAKRLWPHLHLVLAVDSGSNQIYGEMLRENYCHGVPFYSPFYAATEGLIGVNLWPQEPHRRYMLCPRSMFCEFLPERSLEEETPPTLPMEEVKEGESYELVITNASGLFRYRLGDIVKVVGFHNQCPIVEFQYRRGQMLSVRGEKVSEALFLNALKRAVAQWAGAQLVDYCCAESGIMGDSIGGSDPHYQVFIELKGVRNLTEEQRYKLDVCLQQDSAVYKSFRVKGSIGPMRVQLVAEGAFKELRKHMMAFSNTSPNTFKMHRVLRRKEYAEFLLGKTVS